One genomic segment of Profundibacter amoris includes these proteins:
- the ccmA gene encoding heme ABC exporter ATP-binding protein CcmA, with amino-acid sequence MELMKVTNLACTRGGVAVLEGVDFTLKAGQILMLRGPNGIGKTTLLRTLAGLQPVLEGSVLAAPDALTYGAHADGLKSTLTVTENLTFWGRVYGVADIAPALKAFNLEDLKDRAAHNLSAGQKRRLGLARLLVTGRPVWALDEPTVSLDVASVGLFADAVQAHCAAGGAALIATHIDMGLDADVLDLTGNKAKPRDLAGFDEAFE; translated from the coding sequence ATGGAATTGATGAAAGTGACAAACCTTGCCTGCACCCGTGGCGGTGTGGCGGTTCTGGAGGGGGTGGATTTCACCCTGAAAGCGGGGCAGATTTTGATGCTGCGCGGGCCGAACGGCATTGGCAAGACCACGCTGTTGCGTACCCTTGCGGGGTTGCAACCGGTGCTCGAGGGCTCGGTTTTGGCCGCGCCGGATGCTTTGACTTATGGCGCGCACGCGGACGGGTTGAAATCGACCCTGACGGTGACAGAAAACCTGACGTTCTGGGGGCGGGTTTATGGTGTGGCAGATATTGCACCGGCGCTAAAGGCGTTCAATCTGGAAGATTTGAAAGACCGCGCAGCGCATAACCTGTCAGCGGGGCAAAAACGCCGCCTTGGACTGGCGCGCCTGTTGGTGACAGGACGGCCGGTCTGGGCGCTGGACGAGCCGACGGTTTCGCTGGATGTGGCCAGTGTCGGGCTGTTTGCCGATGCGGTGCAGGCGCATTGTGCCGCCGGTGGTGCTGCGCTGATTGCCACGCATATTGATATGGGGCTGGACGCCGATGTGCTGGACCTGACCGGCAACAAGGCCAAGCCGCGTGATCTGGCCGGATTTGACGAGGCATTCGAATGA
- the ccmB gene encoding heme exporter protein CcmB → MIAILLRDMRLAMRAGGGFGLGLAFFLIVVVLVPFGVGPESALLGKIAPGILWVGALLACLLSLDRIFALDFEDGSLDLLATAPVPLEGVVAMKAFAHWLTTGLPLTIAAPFLAVLLNMPDQGFVWLVVTLGLGTPALSFIGTFGAALTVGLKRGGLLLSLLVLPLYVPTLIFGAEALRRGALGMDNTTPLLMLAGITAGVVALLPFVAAATIRINLR, encoded by the coding sequence ATGATTGCAATTTTGCTACGCGACATGCGGCTGGCGATGCGGGCCGGCGGGGGCTTTGGCCTTGGGCTTGCATTTTTCCTGATTGTGGTGGTGCTGGTGCCCTTTGGTGTGGGACCGGAAAGCGCGCTACTGGGCAAAATCGCGCCCGGCATCCTGTGGGTCGGGGCGCTGCTGGCGTGTCTGCTGTCGCTGGATCGCATATTCGCGCTGGATTTCGAGGATGGATCGCTTGACCTGCTGGCCACAGCCCCTGTGCCGCTGGAAGGGGTGGTGGCGATGAAGGCCTTTGCCCATTGGCTGACCACCGGCCTGCCGCTGACCATCGCGGCCCCGTTTCTGGCGGTGTTGCTGAATATGCCGGATCAGGGGTTCGTCTGGCTGGTCGTGACGCTGGGGCTGGGCACACCGGCGCTGTCGTTCATCGGCACATTCGGCGCCGCGCTGACTGTGGGGCTGAAACGCGGCGGTCTGCTGTTGTCGTTGCTGGTGCTGCCGTTATACGTTCCAACGCTGATTTTCGGGGCCGAGGCCCTGCGCCGCGGGGCCTTGGGTATGGACAATACGACCCCGCTGTTAATGCTGGCCGGAATCACCGCCGGAGTGGTCGCGCTGCTTCCATTTGTAGCGGCTGCAACCATACGCATCAATTTGCGTTAG
- a CDS encoding heme ABC transporter permease, with translation MSLWEYANPKKFMQTSGIFLPWFAALAIILFAVGLIWGYFFTPEAENFGSSVKIIFVHVPAAMMAINIWVMMLVTSLVWLIRRHHVSALAAKAAAPIGMTMTLIALFTGAIWGQPMWGTYWAWDPRLTSFLVLFLFYLGYIALWEAIDDPDTAADLTAVLCLVGSVFAVLSRYAVNFWNQGLHQGASLSLDKEEHVSDAYSNPLYVCIAAFILLFITLVLMRTRTEIRSRRLKALIARERMG, from the coding sequence ATGTCACTCTGGGAATACGCCAATCCAAAGAAATTCATGCAGACCTCGGGGATATTCCTGCCGTGGTTTGCCGCCCTTGCGATTATCCTGTTCGCCGTCGGGCTGATCTGGGGGTATTTCTTTACGCCCGAGGCTGAAAATTTCGGCTCGTCCGTGAAAATCATCTTTGTGCATGTGCCCGCCGCGATGATGGCGATCAACATCTGGGTGATGATGCTGGTCACCTCGCTGGTCTGGCTGATCCGCCGCCATCATGTTTCCGCACTGGCGGCCAAGGCGGCAGCACCGATCGGCATGACAATGACGCTGATTGCCCTGTTCACCGGCGCGATCTGGGGGCAACCGATGTGGGGCACCTATTGGGCGTGGGATCCGCGCCTGACATCCTTTCTGGTGCTGTTCCTGTTCTATCTGGGCTATATCGCCCTGTGGGAGGCCATCGACGATCCCGATACCGCCGCCGATCTGACGGCTGTTCTGTGCCTTGTCGGTTCGGTCTTTGCGGTGCTCAGCCGTTATGCGGTGAATTTCTGGAATCAAGGTTTGCATCAGGGCGCGTCCCTGTCGCTGGATAAGGAAGAACATGTCTCGGACGCCTATTCCAACCCGCTTTATGTTTGTATTGCGGCGTTCATATTACTGTTCATAACGCTGGTGCTGATGCGCACCCGCACCGAAATTCGCAGCCGCCGCCTGAAGGCGCTGATCGCACGGGAGCGTATGGGATGA
- the ccmD gene encoding heme exporter protein CcmD, giving the protein MMPDLGKYQNEVIASYVVTLLLLLALLVFSWVRGRRVAKALREVEERRAKNG; this is encoded by the coding sequence ATGATGCCTGATCTGGGGAAATATCAAAATGAAGTGATCGCGTCCTATGTGGTGACTTTATTGTTGCTCCTTGCGCTGTTGGTGTTTAGCTGGGTCCGTGGCCGTCGCGTAGCAAAAGCGCTGCGCGAGGTCGAGGAACGGCGGGCAAAGAATGGCTGA